GCATTTGCGGATGCGCTCGTCCACGAGCTGGAGAAGAGCGGCGTGCGGGTGCTGAGGAACGAGTACGTGGATCTGTCCATTGACGGGGAGCCGCTGCGCATCGTGGGAGTCGACGACGCCTGGGCCGGGATGGCCGATCCTCCCGCGGTTCCTCCGACCGACGCGTTTACTGTCTACCTCATCCACGAGCCGCAGTGCAGGGCGGCATGGGACGGCGACCTGATCCTGAGCGGCCACACCCACGGGGGGCAGTTCATCGTTCCCTTCCTGAGCCAGATCAACAACCGGGGAATCGTCGAGCTCTTCGGCTTCCAGCATCGGGACGGGCCGCCGACCTACATCACGAGGGGGATCTGCGGCTCCAGCGTCGCCGGCGTGGATCTGCGGTTCAACTCGCGTCCCGAGATCGTGATCATCAATCCCGCGAACGGAACGGCTCCTGCCTGAAGAGGGAGCCGGCGGCACATGCGGTCCCGACACCCTCATATGTCCATACGGCAACCGTATCCCATGGAAGCGTATGCCGGGGGGATTGTTGGGGAGATCCAGTTCTCCCGCCAGGAGCGGGGCTACTACGTGGAGCTCTTCGATGCGAGCGGCAGAAAGCGGGGACGGACCGGCTACTATATCTCGGAGGCAAAGGCAAGGGAGGCGGCACGGAAGCTGGCCGTGACTCTCGCGCGCGAATCGTGAGACAAGTTCGGGCGATGCAGGAGGGGGCAAATGCGGTATCGGATCCTCTTCTGCCGGTGCTGAATGCGGCGATGCATTCACCCGCTCCAATGCTGCAGCGAGGGGGGGACAGGGCACGATACGGCGGTAGCCGATATCCGGGCGCGCTGCACGAGGTTCGTGCCGCCCGGCTCGATACTTCCGCGCCCCTTCCCCGCGTGCTGATGATCCGTATCCGCATCTTTCCGAGGGGGCGGTGCCAACAGATTTCCCGCCCTGCATCCCATAGGGCTGTCGCGCGATGGGAAGAAGGACCGGGGAGATCTCCCGTTCCCGAACCGTCAGGCAGCGATGGGCCCGATCGACCGCCCCTCCCGACGGTGCGGCAGGGACACCGATTCGCCGCGGAGCCCCAAATCCTTATCTGCGATGCAGTACTCAAACGCGCACGATGCCGCGCATTTTCCTGGATACCAACGTGCTTCTGGGCCTCTACGATGCGGACGCAGATCCCCGTTGCATATGCGCGGACCTCCGGAAGGTCAGATCCAGCCTTGTGGCGACCCGTGTCGTCCTCGACGAGCTCCTCCGGAACCGCGACAGGATTCTCTTCCGAAACGCCGCACGCATCGAAGAGGGCGGAGTATCCCTGCTGCAGACGCCCTTCTTCCTGCAGCAGACGCAGGCGTTCTCCTCGATGAAGGAGACTGCGGATGCCTACAACCTCGCCGTCGCATCCCTCCTGGACGAAGTCCACCGGATGATGGCAGACCCGGCCCATGATCCCGTATACAGTGCGATCTCCCGCCTGTTCGAGGATCTGCCGCTGTTCGAATGGACGGACGGGGATGTCGAGCGGGCTCACCGCAGAAAACTGATCGGCAATCCTCCCACGAGCCAGGGGAAGAACACCCTGGGGGACGAGCTGAACTGGGAGCTGCTCCTGAGGCATGTGCGGGACGACCTGATCCTGGTGAGCCGGGACAACACCTTCCGCCAGCACGCCGCCTTCCTCGCGAAAGAGTTCCGTGAGAAGACGGGAAGGCGGATCCGGATCACGGATAGACTCTCGGATGCCCTGACGGAGCTGGGAGAGGAGCCTTCTGAGGCGCTCCTGGCGTTCGAAGAGGGTTGGAAGAAGAGACCGCCCTGAACGCCGCCGTTCAGGCCGGTCCATCCCCGATGCAGTCGTACCCTGGTGCATGAGGGGGGATCGGAAAAGCGATGCCGGGAAGGTATGCCATATCGGCAGTCGAGACCATAGCCCTGCCTCTGCCCGTGGATGGGGCTTATCACGCCTGACTCACAGGATCCGCTGCACTCTCCCGACGCGCCCGTCCTGCAGGCGCACCTTGATGCCGTGGGGATGGTAGGCGGAATTCGTGAGGATCTCCCGGACTATGCCCTCCGTCCGCTTTCCGCTCCGCTGATCTCTCTTGGCCACAATCAGTACGGCGGATCCCGGGCGGATGCTGTTCCTGTACCGCCCGTCCCTCTCCGAGCCCCCTTCGCGCACTGTTCGTCCCGAATCGCTCTCCTGCATGCGGTTATCCTCCGCGGAACCCTGGAAGGGCGGCCCTTCCGCGGAAACTGTCTATATCACTTGGACCCTGCCGCACTTCAAGGTATGCACGCAGTTCGCCCCACCCGGGTATGGTGGAAGGGTCTCACTCGAGGGGCCCATCGAAGGCGGAACATGCGGAACATGCACCGGGCCGGCGAACCCCGCCTGCAGATAGGCTGTCTGCCAGGGCTGACCCTGTCGCACGATTCCCGGCACAGGGGGACGGTCCGCGGGAAGGGGCATGATACGCCGGAGAGCGTCTCTTTCGGGAATGGCAGTCCCCCTGATGAGAGCGCTTCCCTTCGTCTGGCAGGGGGAGGTTCGCGGGGGTTACAGAGCCGTGGAAGGATGCGCTTCTGCTGAAGAAGGTCGATGAGTTTACCCGCAGGAGGTATTAACGTGATGCAGGTTCAATATGTACTGGCGAGATCGCAGCCGATTCGCGGGAAGTGAACTATTACAAGAGAGATGCTACAGAAAACGCGAAGACACAACCATTTCCGGTGCCAGTGGTGCGGTGCAAAATTCGCCGACCGCATTGCCTTCACCGCCCACAAGCGCGCCTGCCGCACAGCGGCGAAACAGAAGTGATCAACCCCCAGAACAGTTGTTACTCAAGGATTCGACGAGCGGGATGCTCTGCGTTCTGGCAGGATAGGCCCTCGGGTCTCCAGAGTATCCCGATGCCCCTGCAGGGTATCGGCGCCCGGCAACCCTGACGCGCACTTCGCCGATGCAGGAAGAGACGCGGTGTCGAAGGCAGGGACGTGCGAAACCCGCCCCCGAGCGGGAGAGTCTCATGGGCGGCTCCATGCCCCGCGAATCCGTGCCGCCCATCGAAAGGAGCTCTCGCGAGTATGCCTCCGTTCCCCGCCGCGGCGTGCGGGCGGCAATGGCAGCCTTTCCCGCCCGCACCGCACATGCGCTTCAGCATGGGAATACCGGTTTTGACTGCAGCACCCTGAATGGCCTCACGTGGCCGCGCAAACCAGCTCGCACGAGAATAATGTGTCCAATCCGGGAACAGAGACGGCAGCCGCTGCCGGGGAGGGAACTTCCCGCACCGAATGGCGGTTCCGGGCGGAATCGGCGCATCGCCCGGAGGGGACTCCCCGGGGGCCTTCCCTGTGCCATTCGGGGAGCATAATGAGATCTTCACTGGGAGTGCAAAGCAGTACCGCCTTGCGAAAATTCTATCTCTCTCCAAGAGAGGTAATTCATCAGAGGTGGTCTGTGACTCTGGAAATGCAGCGGTCTATCATGGAGTATCCTCCTCGGGATCATACGTCCCTGCTGCACGCGGGGGTCAGGGAGGATGCATCCTCCCCGGTGTCCACCTGTCCGAACTGCGGCAATGCGACTCACCGCCTGATCACCATCCAGTGGAAGGCGGATGGCGGGCATGCGACGTGCTGGGCATGCCGGTGGCGATGGGATATCCCGAGGCGGTAATGCGGCGCTCGCAACCGGAGCGGAGCTCTGGCGCCGCACTGCAGGCAGGGACGATCCCACAGACGATGATGCAAACCCGGTAGCGGCTGGCGCATCGCCCCTGCGGGGCGCACCTTCTTCTGCCCCCTTCGACAGGGATCGTCCGCCCCGCAGGGAGCGGATATCCCGGCGGCGATCCTGCGAGCGTTCGTCCGTCGTTTCCGACCTCTGTATGGCGCAGCATGGCCGGACCGATCTCCCTGGACCTCACGGGCAAGCGAATGCGAGGCCTGCTCCCCCTGCGGGAGGATCGAGAGGGCGATTCTCCCCTCCCGGGCAGGAGATCGCCGGCATCTCCACCGGGTTCTTCGCACTTCGAGAGACCGCCCGCCCGTGCGGGTCGAAGCCGACCGGGCCGTCGGCTGCTTCGAACGCCCGCAAAAAACCGCGTAGTAGAGTTTAGGCTCGATATGGCAGCAGCGGAGTAGAGGTTAAATTTCTCAGCGGATCTGCCCGATGGACGGCAGCGGTGGAGACCTGCTCTGGCGGTTCCGGGATATACCGGCTCCGCAGAGGTCCGGCAGATGTTTCGGGACTGCCGGAACCAGGAACTATCCGAAGGGAGCAGCCTGCCCGCCGGGGGCCGCTGCTCGTGGCTACGGAGGCCTGCCGGCGATTCTGCCCGGAGGTTCCGCGGCGCGGATTCTCGCGCTGCAGGAGACGGCAGAGCGGCCATTTCTCGAAGCCGCAGCCGCAGAGAAAGGGCGCATGAACTCCGCTCTCTTCCCCGAAGATCCCGTTCGCTGTCTGCTTTCAGGTGGCGAAGCGGAGCGCAGTGCGGGACAGTGGGGGAGATCGCCGTGCGGCCTATCTCTCTGGAGGCATGGGCTGCACAGCATGGCGTGGCAAGCAGGTATTCGCGACGCTCGCACCGGCGGATTCTGCAGCGACACCCGGAAGAGTCGTCCGGGCGATCGGGATCCCCGGTCCAGTATTCAGAGAACCCTCATCGCCATGGCGGGTCCGTTAGGGTCCGCTCGTCTGCCGCGCGCGGCAGCCCTGCGATGGGAAGAACGAACGCCTGCTGTTCCTCGGAGAGGGCGATGTGGCCCTCACCACGCGAATGCTCCAGGGCTCCTGCCAACCTCCGCCGGTTCCTCCGGTATGCGTGCCGTGACCCTCCACAGAGGTTCTCCCGGCGCAGGCTGACGAGGCACCCCCCGGTCCGTCCGGTGGAACAGGCGGATGCCGGAATCCCTCCTCCCTCCACGGAGGATC
The genomic region above belongs to Methanomicrobiales archaeon and contains:
- a CDS encoding metallophosphoesterase, whose translation is MEFSHTYLLVGFLILLPTLFGYMVWEARTVDVTTLYIDGAPQGIVFVSDPHLKDSNIEHVRNTIREINALHPSVVLVGGDFANGKETDFGLHSIWSEIDAPVYAVLGNHDYRVGATFSSGLQRTIAVSMMEFPADGYDVASLRGAGTDTAFADALVHELEKSGVRVLRNEYVDLSIDGEPLRIVGVDDAWAGMADPPAVPPTDAFTVYLIHEPQCRAAWDGDLILSGHTHGGQFIVPFLSQINNRGIVELFGFQHRDGPPTYITRGICGSSVAGVDLRFNSRPEIVIINPANGTAPA
- a CDS encoding PIN domain-containing protein, whose protein sequence is MPRIFLDTNVLLGLYDADADPRCICADLRKVRSSLVATRVVLDELLRNRDRILFRNAARIEEGGVSLLQTPFFLQQTQAFSSMKETADAYNLAVASLLDEVHRMMADPAHDPVYSAISRLFEDLPLFEWTDGDVERAHRRKLIGNPPTSQGKNTLGDELNWELLLRHVRDDLILVSRDNTFRQHAAFLAKEFREKTGRRIRITDRLSDALTELGEEPSEALLAFEEGWKKRPP
- a CDS encoding YwbE family protein; amino-acid sequence: MQESDSGRTVREGGSERDGRYRNSIRPGSAVLIVAKRDQRSGKRTEGIVREILTNSAYHPHGIKVRLQDGRVGRVQRIL